The following are from one region of the Polyangiaceae bacterium genome:
- a CDS encoding NUDIX hydrolase, whose protein sequence is MTALTADAVTLGFDGKDLVVLLVERANDPCRGQLALPGGFMEPGERLERTALRELEEETGVVGEHAEQLGVWDAPDRDPRGRTISVAFLVMVRLQDAQPRAASDAAAVRWLPVRRAKRLAFDHDEMLRAGLDRVTAEATTSLLGAELLPQKFTLSQLQAVQEAALGEALDRRNFRRRAQATGLLVPTGERQSGVAHRSAELFRFDRRRLRYRPSFQSVVQ, encoded by the coding sequence ATGACGGCGCTCACCGCGGACGCCGTGACCCTCGGTTTTGACGGTAAGGACCTCGTGGTCCTGCTCGTGGAACGCGCGAACGACCCGTGTCGAGGACAGCTGGCGCTTCCGGGAGGGTTCATGGAGCCAGGCGAACGCTTGGAGCGGACTGCGCTCCGCGAGCTCGAGGAAGAGACCGGCGTGGTGGGCGAGCATGCGGAGCAGCTCGGAGTGTGGGACGCGCCGGATCGGGATCCGCGTGGGCGCACCATCAGCGTCGCGTTCTTGGTGATGGTTCGCCTGCAAGACGCCCAGCCGCGGGCGGCCAGCGACGCCGCCGCTGTCCGATGGCTGCCGGTTCGACGCGCCAAGCGCCTGGCGTTCGACCACGACGAGATGCTGCGCGCCGGCCTCGATCGAGTGACTGCGGAAGCGACCACCTCCCTCTTGGGCGCAGAGCTCTTGCCGCAGAAGTTCACCCTCTCCCAGCTGCAGGCGGTTCAGGAAGCCGCTCTGGGTGAGGCGCTGGATCGGCGGAATTTCCGGCGCCGTGCCCAGGCGACGGGCCTCCTGGTGCCAACGGGCGAGCGCCAGTCCGGGGTGGCCCACCGCTCCGCCGAGCTCTTTCGCTTCGACCGCCGGCGGCTGCGCTATCGGCCAAGTTTTCAGAGCGTGGTCCAGTAG
- the nadE gene encoding NAD(+) synthase: MKLVKVAAATLNQTPLDWERNKKNILDAISEARSDGVGILCLPELCITGYGCEDMFLSPAVLGMALEVLGEILPSTEGMVVSVGLPIRHAKAVYNTCCLVVDRHAIGFVAKRALAGDGIHYEPRWFKPWPRGRRSTTRVGGADLPIGDIHFDVGGIKIGFEICEDAWIAERPGAELSLDAVDVILNPSASHFAFDKRDVRRRLVLEGSRAFGVSYVYANLVGNEAGRAIYDGDAIIASGGKVLASAPRFSFARHGLITAVVDVDVTRSRHGWLSSYEPNVAPDPAERISVEHTYPDVEPELPPAQVAGWETGAHLKEEEFTRALALALFDYLQKSHSRGFVVSLSGGADSAAVAVLSALMVRLAAQEIGIEGIHERLSHIPGINELTTEKQLIGRLLTTAYQATRNSSEVTRDAARDVAEGVGARHLELDVDQLVEGYVELVSRALGRTLDWSHDDIALQNIQARVRAPSVWMLANVEGALLLSTSNRSEAAVGYATMDGDTAGGLSPIAGIDKAFLRRWLRWMEASGPAGLGPIPALSAVNVQQPTAELRPKAAKQTDEDDLMPYALLDAIERAAIRDKQSPREVFRRMRVELPEYDAARLVVWIERFFRLWSRNQWKRERYAPSFHLDEENLDPKTWCRFPILSGAFERELAELRAHVKK, from the coding sequence ATGAAGCTGGTGAAGGTCGCTGCCGCGACGCTCAACCAGACCCCGCTCGACTGGGAGCGCAACAAGAAGAACATCCTCGATGCCATCAGCGAGGCCCGTTCCGACGGCGTCGGCATCTTGTGTCTGCCGGAGCTGTGCATCACGGGCTACGGCTGCGAGGACATGTTCCTCTCGCCCGCGGTGCTGGGCATGGCGCTGGAGGTGCTCGGAGAGATCTTGCCCAGCACGGAGGGCATGGTGGTCAGCGTGGGGCTGCCCATTCGCCACGCAAAGGCCGTGTACAACACGTGCTGCTTGGTGGTCGACCGCCACGCCATCGGCTTCGTGGCCAAGCGCGCCCTCGCTGGCGACGGAATCCACTACGAGCCACGTTGGTTCAAGCCCTGGCCGCGGGGGCGCCGCTCCACCACTCGCGTTGGCGGTGCAGACTTGCCCATCGGGGACATCCACTTCGACGTGGGCGGTATCAAGATCGGCTTCGAGATTTGCGAGGACGCGTGGATCGCCGAGCGCCCCGGGGCGGAGCTGTCCTTGGATGCCGTGGACGTGATCTTGAATCCGAGCGCGAGCCACTTCGCTTTCGACAAGCGCGACGTCCGTCGACGCCTGGTGCTGGAGGGGTCCCGCGCCTTCGGTGTGAGCTACGTGTACGCGAATCTGGTGGGCAACGAGGCGGGGCGGGCCATCTACGACGGCGACGCGATCATCGCCAGCGGGGGCAAGGTCCTGGCCTCGGCTCCGCGCTTCTCCTTCGCGAGGCACGGGCTCATCACGGCGGTGGTGGACGTGGACGTCACGCGCAGCCGGCACGGTTGGCTGTCGAGCTACGAGCCCAACGTGGCGCCGGATCCCGCGGAGCGGATCAGCGTGGAGCACACCTATCCCGACGTGGAACCGGAGCTGCCGCCCGCCCAGGTCGCGGGCTGGGAGACCGGTGCCCACCTGAAAGAAGAGGAGTTCACCCGCGCTCTCGCCCTCGCACTCTTCGACTACCTACAAAAGAGCCATTCCCGGGGATTCGTGGTGTCCCTCAGTGGAGGTGCGGACTCGGCGGCCGTCGCCGTGCTCTCGGCCTTGATGGTGCGCCTGGCGGCGCAGGAGATCGGCATCGAGGGCATCCACGAGCGGCTTTCCCACATCCCCGGCATCAATGAGCTCACTACGGAGAAGCAGCTGATCGGAAGGCTGTTGACCACGGCGTACCAGGCGACTCGCAACAGCTCCGAAGTCACGCGCGACGCGGCCCGAGACGTGGCCGAGGGGGTCGGTGCGCGGCATCTGGAGCTGGACGTGGATCAGTTGGTCGAAGGCTACGTGGAGCTGGTGTCGCGGGCGCTGGGGCGCACGTTGGATTGGAGCCACGACGACATCGCGCTGCAGAACATCCAGGCGCGGGTGCGTGCGCCGAGCGTGTGGATGCTGGCGAACGTGGAGGGCGCGCTGCTGCTCTCGACCAGCAATCGGAGCGAAGCGGCGGTGGGCTACGCCACCATGGACGGCGACACTGCCGGTGGTCTGTCGCCGATAGCCGGCATCGACAAGGCCTTCTTGCGTCGCTGGCTCCGTTGGATGGAAGCGTCGGGGCCGGCGGGCCTCGGTCCCATCCCGGCCCTTTCGGCCGTCAACGTGCAGCAGCCAACGGCGGAGCTCCGGCCCAAGGCGGCCAAGCAGACGGACGAAGACGACCTCATGCCCTACGCCCTCTTGGACGCCATCGAGCGCGCGGCGATACGGGACAAACAGAGCCCCCGCGAGGTGTTTCGGCGCATGCGGGTGGAGCTGCCCGAGTACGACGCGGCACGGCTGGTGGTCTGGATCGAGCGCTTCTTCCGCTTGTGGAGCCGCAATCAGTGGAAGCGCGAGCGTTACGCGCCGAGCTTCCATCTGGACGAGGAGAACCTCGATCCGAAGACCTGGTGTCGGTTTCCGATCCTGTCGGGGGCGTTCGAGCGGGAGCTCGCCGAGCTTCGCGCCCACGTCAAGAAATGA